One Aegilops tauschii subsp. strangulata cultivar AL8/78 chromosome 2, Aet v6.0, whole genome shotgun sequence genomic window, CCACGGAGCGGGCAAGTTCCGAACAGGGCCTAAGAATCACTCTAGCACTGAGGTGTTACCCTCTCTGCTTCAACCGCTGCCATTGAAAAGGTTCCAATCATGGACATCGAAGTTCATCACTGCAAGTCTGAAGACCTCCGACATTGGCAAGCATCCTGCTTGTTCTGCGGGTACTGCTGGTCCAGCTGCAACTGCCTGGGCACTTTCACTCAAAGGACTGAAATAAAAATGACAGAAAAACTTATCATTCAAGGGGCAGCCTGTAACATTGGAGAAGTGGGCAGCACAAACATAATACCTGAGCTTAAAATAAAGGCATCGATAACCTAGCTAGTCGTTAACTTGGATATGTTAGCCCATACTAGTTTTACTTGCTTTCACTCAGATCTACGACTATCTCCACATTACTTGTGAATTTGTTATGCATCATTATACCGTTTCATCTGTATTTCAGCTGAATATAATCTAGTTTTGGCATTTTGGTCTCCCCGTACTACTATTATAGCATTCAACATGACTAGCCTAGGTAGAAAACTGAAGGAACTACATGAGGCCCTGAGCACAACAGGCTTCTGTTTCATCAACCGAGCAagtttttttttcctattttagtTCTGCCATTGACCATACTGCTACGATAATACAACTTCATTCAACACGTGTAGCCTAGATAAAGAGCTGAAAAAAAATTGAGCAGGGCAGGATTGTCGTTCTTTATTATAAAGATGACAGAGATAACTAGATAAGGGAGTTTAAAACCCACATGATTAGTAAGCATAATTGCTACTGCATAAGAAGTTATGATCGTCATTCAAACATGTCGATATAGATCAGATTTATGCAAGTTAAGATTATACCAAATAATACATAATTCTCCTAAGCACATCGCTGTGTAAAATCAAGTCATACAAAGATTAATAAATGGTGATAAACAGTACTCTACTAAAGAGAACTACATCAGTTGATACTCCATAAAAGATTAATCTTACCGGAGTATTAGCTATGATGATAAATCTGAACAAGACTTTATACTTGAGAAAGTAACAAAATATTATAAAAGACTGGTTTATAAAATTCCATTAATCAGAGGAAGTATGTCATAGTGAACTTACTTTATCAAGAGCGGCTCATATGCAGTGATAACTAGATCAGTTGCTGCATTCTTGAGACGTATGTTTGCCAAGTAAAGCTGCAAAGGTAGCCCAACGCTCAGTTGAAAAAACAAACATTAACTGTTGAACCATAATTCCAAGGGATGGGTGTACTCACCCGAACAATGTTCTGTGCTTCTCTGCCCTGCCTCCCTTTTGAAACAGCCTACAGATGCCGAAATCAAGCGTGAGATCCTTAAGAAAATTTTATTCACTGCCGGTGTGAAGTGGCCATCATATAATGAATGCCAAGGAACAGAAATATCAAATTATGAGACTGAGCTGACTTGTGCAACTAAAGCTATCATATCCAGGGAAGCACAGGTGAAAACTAATCGACTGGAGGTCGATTGAAGGCAAGGAGCAGGGTAATCTGGATATGGCACAGGACGTTTGCTTACCAGCTTGCCAATTGCAGTTCCAGCCACTGCAGGTGCTTCCCCGGAGCGCAGACCAGCTAGCTCAACTGTCCCAGAGTGCTCGACCACCTAACCGACAAAAAAAGAGGTAAGTTACCAACATGAGTAAAATCCACTTGGATCGGAAATTTAACAACCGTGAGTTCATGACCATTCAATGCACATGAAGCAGGCAAAGAATTCGTGAGTACAGCTGCTTTTATTGTCGAAAGAAGAATACGGTTGTTGTTTTGGACAGAAAGCCAAGCAGGGAGAACTGTTGTTTAATGGCAATGAATCGAAATTTATAGGGCCAAGTGGCCAAGCTATTCACAGAGTGAAGCCAGGACATTACCAAGTTATCCCCCGCATCTTGCTCGTTGGCGACGTCGCGCAGGAACCAGAGCGCGCTGCCGCCATCCTCCACCTCGCCCTTGAGGTCGAGCAGCTCGAAGATGAGGCTCTCTTCACGGGCGGGATCGACGAAAACTTCCTGGTTACGCAGCAGAACCACACACATCGATCAGTAAGGGAACGAATCAACCAGCGCGCTCCAAACGAGACCGTGTAAGGGGGAATCGGACGAACCTGGTGGTCGGGGACCTCGCGAATGTTGCTCACATCCTGACCAAACCAAACAGTACCAAAACTAAACAGAAACGGCATCAgcgggagcaggaggaggaggagcaagCGATGTGTGCGATGGAGAAGGGCCTTGCAGTACCTGGAACCGGGCGGGGAAGGCGGTGGAGATGGCGCCGCCGAAGAGGGGGCGCCTGGTGCTGCTCTCGCCGGCCATCTTGGCAAGGGAGTCCTGTGACTAGACAGCAAAACAAGGTTCTGGAGCGTAGGAGAAGACGGGGGTGGGGGAGAGAGCCGGAGAGGGTCGGGCGGGTTCGCGATTCGAGCGAGTTTAGTCTGGTTGTAATGTATCATACTCCAGTATCATGCATGCAtgccaactactccctccgttcctaaatataagtctttatagAGATTCTACTAGgtgaactacatacggagcaaaatgaatgaatctacacttaaaatgcatctatatgcaTCCGTATGTGATTCATAGTGGAAGCTCTacaaagacttacatttaggaacggagggagtagacaattttgatgaggtgtcattGAATTAAATGGAGAAAGAGAGGAttgagtatcatatcatgataccgtatcataataaatgctatgctactaggagtatgtgtcatacatggcaataaataaagtactacatgatactttctctgttcacaaatataagacGTTCTAGACTGACCATACAAGTCttaaaacgtcttatatttatgaacagagggagtactagtatatgactccctccatttctaaatatttgtttttctagacatttcaacaagtgactacatacggagcaaaatgagtaaatctacactctaaaatatgtctatatacatccgtatgtgatagttcATTTGacatctctaaaaagacaaatatttaggaacgaaagAAGTACTATGCATTAGGGAGGTAGTATCATACACCAATACCATATGCATTATTATACGAGTATATGGATTGAGTATATGATACTctcattacaaccagccttataaGCGGCCGTGGGTGGTTTTGCCAATGTGGCGCCTGACCAGTGGGACCAAGACCGGTTCGACCCAGCTAGCTCCTTCCTCTGCTTCGAGCCTTCGACCCACCCAGCCTCTGTCTTCGCGGCCCCCTCAGTTCTCTCCCTGACGACGACGGCCGCGGGACGGACGGCGATCAGCGGCATTAACTGAGCGTTGGGAGCCGGCGACACGTGCAGGTTCGTAACCACATCCGATTCTGTGTGAGAAGTGAACCACTATGTGCTTGATTACTCTGTTCTAAGTAGGGTTTTGGGGGATTTCAAAATCAACAGAGATGGTCGTTTTCTTCTTGTTTTCATTCATTCAGTGGTGCATCTGGTTAGTGCGGCCGTGCTGGGAAGCCATGGTTTTGTTTTGGTTTAGGGTTAGTTGACTTATGGCTGGTTTGGTTTTAACTGAACTAAAAGGGGGTATTTTGATTCACAGTTTTTTTTTCATAGGTTTGAGCCATGGATCCGCTCGACTATCTGTGCATCAGGTTTCAGTTCAGAGGACAATTTGAACATGATGGAACAGATCAACAGAGTGGCAGCATGTGAATGGAATACAAAGGCCTTTCAACACTCGAGCACCACAAGGTTAGCCTTGAAGAGCTTAAGAAGAAACTTAACATGTGTCTTGTTCAGATAAGCAACTGCAGGAAACCAATTTGCATTGGAAGTTCAATGGGCTGATTAGAGATGGCCAAATGACTGGTGCTCTGGTGACATGATCAACAATCTGTCCTGGAGATGGCCAAACATGTCAAGGCCTCAACGGGATCGCTCCGGGTGCCCACCCCCAAACGTATCCGTGGTCGACCTCGCGGTGCAGGTCTCCAAGAAGACCCTCGACGAGGAGGTGAACCAGGCGTTCCACGACGGCGCGGCCAACGAGCTCAATGCCTTCCTCGACGCCTGCCATGAGCCGCTCGTGTCCATTGATTTCAGGTGCTCCGACGTGTCCTCCACCATCGACGCGTCGCTCAGCATGATCATGGGAGACGACATGGTAAGGTCATCGCATGGTACGACGAGTGGGGTCGCTCAGCATGGTCATGGGAGACGACATGGTAAGGTCATCGCATGGTACGACGAGTGGGGTTACTCCCAGAGGGTAGTCGACCTCGCCGACACCATCGCCAACCAATGGAAGTGAACGCCGCATTGCCCTGTGAAGTGACTCCTCAAAATTTTCCCCAGCCATCGTCACGGATGATCGATTCTTTGTAATGAGAATTCAAAGTGTCAAGCTCCCAACagcttcttctttcttttgttttcttctttcttcctctgatttTATACAACAACACGTAAATCATTGCAATGCATTATCCCATTATTATTTCTACTGGTATGCATAAAGATTAAGTGAGCATGTCAACTTGTCCCAACGCATCAAGCGCTCAATTTTAACCTCATGCAGCCACAAACAGTATCTATGAGCTTATCCAATTCCAAAAAATGTCAAAATACTCTGAAAATTTACTAAATATTTTCTCCATTAGACAAACACTTCACATAGCTTCAATTCAAAGGAAAGCAAGAGTACTACTGAATTATAGTTCAGAGGATTTGCaaactagtactactagtagaccgcccgtgcgttgctacgggctacAATACAATGCATATAAATGAATTAAACAAATGACTAAAGTTGTCTTCAAGGTCGAAGCTCATTTCTTCCTTGTATATTTGGGCATGTTTGGACATCAAACGGAACAGACAGCCGGTAGGCTGCAACATAGCTAACACTTTATTTGCAATCAACCACTCTCTTCCCATCACATCCTTTCTTCCTATCATTGTAGCCCAATTGTTGAGCTCCCTCCATAGTCACACATTTCCTCACACCGCCAACCCGTGAACCACGTTGGGGGACACCCGAAGACAACCGTCCTTATCGTCGCCCTCTCGCTAGGAGGGACAAAAAGCGAGGCATAAACATACACATACGTAAGTTAATTCATTATTTCATTAATTGATTACTTAATATGATGTCTTGTATCCTCTACATGGACAAAAAATACAACAAAAATATTATCTTCATTCTACAGAATGAAATTGAAAACTTGTGAACAAAATCACAAATAAGTGTTGAAAAGTAAGAAAACATGAGGATCCTTAAATTGGTGATACGATTTACATGATACTAACTCCTTCCCATATACATAGGTCCCCTATCAAAATACTGACAAAAAGGAGAAGTGATTAATGCCCATCTCATGGGCCTCGCATACTTGGACAGACGATGTAAATGAAATCCATATATTAGCTAATTATAAGGTGCTTCCAATCAAAACAAAACATTTATAAGGGAAGGGGCTACTACAACTTGTACAGTCCTGAGCCACCACGCTGCTAACATACTCATTGTCCAGTGTATGCAAGTCATCTCTTCCTCTCCCCATCACAAGTGACATGTTCAAACTCCAAAGTCGATGGATTGGATCCTTCAATGCGAAGACACCAAATTTTGAACTCCAAGG contains:
- the LOC109754472 gene encoding uncharacterized protein: MAGESSTRRPLFGGAISTAFPARFQDVSNIREVPDHQEVFVDPAREESLIFELLDLKGEVEDGGSALWFLRDVANEQDAGDNLVVEHSGTVELAGLRSGEAPAVAGTAIGKLAVSKGRQGREAQNIVRLYLANIRLKNAATDLVITAYEPLLINPLSESAQAVAAGPAVPAEQAGCLPMSEVFRLAVMNFDVHDWNLFNGSG
- the LOC109754471 gene encoding glyceraldehyde-3-phosphate dehydrogenase A, chloroplastic; its protein translation is MSRPQRDRSGCPPPNVSVVDLAVQVSKKTLDEEVNQAFHDGAANELNAFLDACHEPLVSIDFRCSDVSSTIDASLSMIMGDDMVRSSHGTTSGVAQHGHGRRHGKVIAWYDEWGYSQRVVDLADTIANQWK